Proteins encoded in a region of the Micropterus dolomieu isolate WLL.071019.BEF.003 ecotype Adirondacks linkage group LG07, ASM2129224v1, whole genome shotgun sequence genome:
- the LOC123973805 gene encoding claudin-14-like, whose product MASMPVQLLGFFLGLLGFAGTVVATLLPHWRSTAYLGSNIITATAYMKGLWMECVWHSTGIYQCELYRSLLALPRDLQAARALMVLSCITSVLASLVSVMGMKCTRFAQGSLIKSPLALSGAVCFLCAGLLCLVTVSWTTNDVVMDFYDPFLLSGMKYEIGLAVYLGYASAFLSLTAGLVLCWSSSGDRSQRPHYVQRNQPPSPPPAFNNIYPPAPLYKPPEALKDNRAPSLCSLASSGYRLNNYV is encoded by the exons ATGGCCAGCATGCCGGTTCAACTCCTTGGCTTCTTCTTGGGGCTGTTGGGGTTTGCAGGAACTGTTGTTGCAACTCTGCTCCCCCACTGGCGCAGCACAGCCTACCTGGGCTCCAACATCATCACAGCCACCGCCTACATGAAAGGCCTGTGGATGGAGTGTGTATGGCACAGCACCGGCATCTACCAGTGTGAGCTGTACAGATCACTGCTGGCACTGCCACGCGACCTGCAG GCTGCCCGGGCGCTCATGGTTCTCTCCTGCATCACCTCAGTCCTGGCATCTCTGGTTTCTGTGATGGGAATGAAGTGTACCCGCTTCGCCCAGGGCTCGTTGATCAAGTCTCCCCTTGCACTAAGCGGGGcagtttgttttctctgtgctggCCTGCTCTGCCTGGTCACTGTGTCCTGGACCACCAACGATGTTGTCATGGATTTCTACGACCCCTTCCTTCTCAGTGGGATGAAGTATGAGATCGGCCTGGCCGTGTACCTCGGGTACGCCTCGGCCTTCCTCAGCCTGACCGCAGGGCTGGTGCTGtgctggagcagcagtggtgacAGGTCACAGAGGCCCCACTATGTGCAGAGGAATCAACCACCATCGCCTCCCCCTGCCTTCAACAACATATATCCTCCTGCTCCGCTGTATAAGCCCCCCGAGGCCCTGAAGGACAATCGTGCTCCCTCCCTTTGCTCCCTTGCCAGCAGTGGTTATAGGCTCAATAACTACGTCTAA